In Aureibaculum algae, the following are encoded in one genomic region:
- a CDS encoding NADH:ubiquinone reductase (Na(+)-transporting) subunit B, with translation MGLKQNLHNLKEKYKGTKMAPAFNALHTFLYTPNDTTHGGTHIKAADDLKRTMNTVIMALIPCLIFGMFNAGYQHYLALGEIQSVSGGFFSGEFWSLQNFSLGFWKILPLIIISYGVGLGVEFIFATIKGHEVEEGYLVTGMLVPLIVPIDIPWWMLIVAVIFGVVIGKEVFGGTGMNILNPALTIRAFLFFAYPTWMSGDKVWVQGAVERTKEIANGSTADAISGETILGSLAQSNPVDYSVMDMFFGFIPGSVGETSTLLILLGGLFLIFTKIGSWRVMLSAVIGALVMGYIFNMVVAAGWITDTSKFYGLMSTEFWHHLLIGGMAFGIVYMATDPVTAAQTNKGKWIYGFLIGFISIMIRVFNPAYPEGVMLAILLMNVFAPTIDHYVVQGNVKKRLKRAKLKTA, from the coding sequence ATGGGTTTAAAACAGAACTTACATAATTTAAAAGAAAAGTATAAAGGAACTAAAATGGCACCAGCCTTTAACGCCTTGCATACTTTCTTATATACGCCAAACGATACTACACATGGTGGTACGCACATAAAGGCAGCTGACGATTTAAAGCGTACCATGAATACGGTAATTATGGCTTTAATTCCATGTTTAATTTTCGGTATGTTTAATGCAGGTTACCAGCATTACTTAGCCTTAGGCGAAATACAATCCGTTTCTGGAGGTTTTTTTAGCGGTGAATTTTGGTCATTGCAAAACTTTAGTCTTGGGTTTTGGAAAATATTACCTTTAATAATCATTTCTTATGGTGTTGGTTTAGGTGTTGAATTTATTTTCGCAACTATTAAAGGACACGAAGTAGAAGAGGGGTATTTAGTAACTGGTATGTTAGTGCCATTAATTGTGCCAATTGATATTCCTTGGTGGATGTTAATTGTCGCTGTTATTTTTGGTGTTGTTATCGGTAAAGAAGTATTTGGTGGTACGGGGATGAATATTTTGAATCCCGCTTTAACCATTAGAGCATTTTTGTTCTTTGCATATCCTACTTGGATGAGTGGTGATAAAGTTTGGGTACAAGGTGCTGTAGAAAGAACAAAAGAAATTGCAAATGGTTCAACTGCTGATGCCATTTCTGGTGAAACGATATTAGGTAGCTTGGCTCAATCAAATCCAGTTGACTATTCAGTTATGGATATGTTTTTTGGTTTTATTCCTGGTTCTGTCGGTGAAACCTCTACACTCTTAATATTACTAGGTGGGTTATTCCTCATTTTTACTAAAATTGGAAGTTGGCGAGTAATGCTTAGTGCTGTTATTGGTGCTTTGGTTATGGGCTATATCTTTAATATGGTAGTTGCCGCTGGTTGGATAACAGATACTAGTAAGTTTTACGGATTAATGAGTACTGAATTTTGGCATCACCTATTAATTGGGGGTATGGCATTTGGTATCGTTTATATGGCAACCGATCCGGTAACGGCAGCACAAACGAATAAGGGAAAATGGATTTACGGTTTCTTAATTGGTTTTATATCAATAATGATTCGTGTATTTAATCCGGCATATCCTGAAGGTGTAATGCTAGCAATATTATTAATGAATGTATTTGCACCAACAATAGATCATTATGTTGTGCAAGGCAATGTGAAAAAAAGATTAAAAAGAGCAAAATTAAAAACAGCTTAA
- the apaG gene encoding Co2+/Mg2+ efflux protein ApaG, protein MVQQVTNGIKISVKTKFEGMSNQNRRLLFTFSYEITIENQSNASVQLMSRHWKIFDSLKSLEIVEGEGVIGKKPVLAPKKSYTYSSYCNLTSPTGAMKGFFNMINFTNTNRFKVNIPSFQLTVPAVLN, encoded by the coding sequence ATGGTACAACAAGTAACAAATGGAATTAAAATATCTGTAAAAACAAAGTTTGAAGGTATGAGCAATCAAAACCGCAGGTTGCTTTTCACTTTTAGCTACGAAATTACCATAGAAAATCAAAGTAATGCTTCTGTACAACTAATGAGCAGACATTGGAAAATTTTTGATTCATTAAAAAGTTTAGAAATTGTTGAAGGCGAAGGTGTTATTGGTAAAAAACCAGTTTTAGCACCAAAAAAATCGTATACCTACAGTTCGTATTGTAATTTAACTTCACCTACTGGTGCCATGAAAGGTTTCTTTAATATGATAAACTTTACAAACACGAATAGATTTAAAGTTAACATCCCTTCTTTCCAATTAACAGTTCCCGCGGTATTGAATTAA
- the pruA gene encoding L-glutamate gamma-semialdehyde dehydrogenase: MASGFYNVPKAVNEPVKTYAPNSPEKKSLLDTYKKMYNEKADIPFYIGGKEIRTGNTVSIHPPHDHQHTVGHYHKAEKSHVEQAIANALEAREAWSKTPWEHRAAIFLKAAELLAGPYRDRMNAATMICQSKNVMQAEIDAACEMIDFFKFNVEFMTEIYANQPISSPGIWNRMEYRPLEGFTYAITPFNFTSIAANLCAAPVMMGNVCVWKPSDHQIYSAQVIVELFKEAGLPDGVINVVYGDPVMISDTILSHREFSGIHFTGSTHVFKMLWKQIGENIGNYKTYPRIVGETGGKDFIWSHPSANAKQVATAITRGAFEYQGQKCSAASRAYIPESLWADVKKYVVADLKSIKVGSPDDTSNFVNAVIHEASFDKISRFIDQAKQDKDAEIVAGGNHDKSKGYFIEPTVILAKDAKYTTMCTELFGPVITIYVYDDKDWKDSLKLVDETSEYALTGAIFSADRYVIDYATNALENAAGNFYINDKPTGAVVGQQPFGGARASGTNDKAGSIWNLLRWVSNRTIKETFVTPTDYKYPFLGE, encoded by the coding sequence ATGGCAAGCGGATTTTATAATGTACCCAAAGCAGTAAACGAACCTGTAAAAACTTATGCACCTAATAGCCCTGAAAAAAAGAGTTTATTAGATACTTATAAAAAAATGTACAATGAAAAAGCGGATATCCCTTTTTACATTGGAGGTAAAGAAATAAGAACAGGTAATACTGTATCTATTCACCCACCACATGACCACCAACATACTGTTGGGCACTATCATAAGGCAGAAAAATCACATGTTGAACAAGCAATTGCTAATGCACTTGAAGCTCGTGAAGCTTGGTCTAAAACACCATGGGAACACCGTGCAGCCATCTTTTTAAAAGCAGCTGAACTACTTGCCGGACCGTATAGAGACAGAATGAATGCGGCTACAATGATATGTCAATCTAAAAACGTAATGCAAGCTGAAATTGATGCAGCTTGTGAAATGATAGATTTCTTTAAATTCAATGTTGAATTTATGACAGAAATTTATGCAAATCAGCCTATTTCAAGTCCTGGTATTTGGAACAGGATGGAATACAGACCTTTAGAAGGATTTACTTATGCTATAACTCCTTTCAACTTTACTTCTATTGCAGCAAACTTATGTGCAGCACCAGTAATGATGGGTAATGTTTGTGTATGGAAACCTTCTGATCATCAAATATATTCTGCTCAAGTAATTGTAGAATTATTTAAAGAAGCAGGTTTACCTGATGGCGTAATAAATGTAGTTTACGGAGATCCTGTTATGATTAGTGATACTATTTTAAGCCATCGCGAATTTTCTGGCATTCACTTTACAGGTTCAACGCATGTATTTAAAATGTTATGGAAGCAAATTGGTGAAAACATTGGTAACTATAAAACCTATCCAAGAATTGTTGGTGAAACAGGAGGAAAAGATTTTATTTGGAGTCACCCTTCTGCTAACGCAAAACAGGTTGCAACAGCAATTACAAGAGGAGCATTTGAATACCAAGGACAAAAATGTTCAGCAGCCTCTAGAGCATACATTCCGGAAAGCTTATGGGCTGATGTTAAAAAATATGTGGTTGCCGATTTAAAATCTATTAAAGTAGGTAGCCCAGACGATACTTCAAATTTTGTAAATGCAGTAATTCATGAAGCTTCTTTTGATAAAATATCAAGATTTATAGATCAAGCAAAACAAGATAAAGATGCAGAAATTGTAGCCGGTGGTAATCATGATAAATCAAAAGGTTATTTCATTGAACCTACAGTTATTTTAGCCAAAGACGCAAAATACACTACCATGTGTACAGAATTATTTGGCCCGGTAATCACCATTTATGTTTATGATGATAAAGACTGGAAAGATTCATTGAAATTAGTTGATGAAACTTCTGAATATGCATTAACTGGAGCTATTTTCAGTGCAGATAGATATGTTATTGACTACGCTACAAATGCATTAGAAAATGCTGCAGGTAATTTCTACATCAATGATAAACCAACAGGAGCTGTTGTAGGTCAACAACCTTTTGGCGGAGCGAGAGCTTCAGGAACAAATGACAAAGCAGGTTCTATTTGGAATTTATTGCGTTGGGTTAGTAACCGTACCATTAAAGAGACTTTTGTAACACCAACAGATTACAAATATCCTTTTTTAGGTGAGTAA
- a CDS encoding NADH:ubiquinone reductase (Na(+)-transporting) subunit D, with protein sequence MAEVAEKEEIVKVPKEPLFSKKNRKLMTDPLTDNNPVTIQVLGICSALAITAQLKPSIVMAVSVMFVLGLGNVVISLMRNIIPSKIRIIVQLIVVATLVIIVDQVLKAFAYTLSKELSVFIGLIITNCIIMGRFEAFALANGPWKSFLDGIGNAAGYGLILIIVGFFRELLGSGTLFGFKVLGDSVEKTGLYSIGYENNGFMVLPPMALIVVGLIIWVQRSNNKELIEEN encoded by the coding sequence ATGGCAGAAGTAGCAGAAAAAGAAGAAATAGTAAAGGTGCCTAAAGAGCCTTTGTTTTCTAAAAAGAATAGAAAGTTAATGACAGATCCTTTAACGGATAATAACCCTGTTACCATACAGGTATTAGGTATTTGTTCTGCATTAGCAATTACAGCTCAATTAAAGCCATCGATTGTTATGGCAGTTTCTGTAATGTTTGTATTGGGTTTAGGGAATGTAGTTATTTCCTTGATGAGAAACATTATTCCGTCAAAAATTAGAATTATTGTACAGTTAATAGTAGTGGCTACATTGGTAATTATTGTAGATCAAGTACTAAAAGCTTTTGCATATACGCTTAGTAAAGAACTTTCGGTTTTCATTGGTTTAATTATTACGAACTGTATAATTATGGGGCGTTTTGAAGCATTTGCATTGGCAAATGGTCCGTGGAAATCTTTCCTTGATGGCATTGGTAATGCTGCGGGGTATGGACTTATATTAATAATTGTTGGTTTTTTTAGAGAATTATTAGGTTCAGGTACATTATTTGGTTTTAAAGTATTAGGTGATTCAGTTGAAAAAACGGGATTGTATAGTATTGGATATGAAAATAATGGATTTATGGTTTTACCGCCAATGGCATTAATTGTTGTTGGTCTTATCATATGGGTACAACGTAGTAATAATAAAGAGTTAATAGAAGAAAATTAG
- a CDS encoding Na(+)-translocating NADH-quinone reductase subunit A: MSKDIRIKKGLDIRLVGEADKVTAKLPSTSVYALKPADFHKIKPKLLVKEGAEVKAGEALFHSKQFESIMFPSPVSGEVIEIVRGAKRKILEVKILADKQQQYQDFGKKNANSLTADEVKTHLLASGCWPFIKRRPYDVIANPEETPKAIFISAYASAPLAADYDYTLKGKEAELQAAVTALTKLTEGKVHVSIGKNSNSPLANVSGVEIHKVSGPHPSGNVGTQIAKIDPINKGEVVWVVTPQDLVVIGELLLTGNFNIKRTVALTGSQFIKNQYVEVIAGAIISDIVSENLDSHTRIISGNVLSGKQVSQEEYLGYYDNQVTAIKEGDDYELFGWTVPVFNKISNTRALTFSWLSPKKKYDLDTNTNGEHRAFVLTGNYEEVFPLDIYPMQILKACLYKDLDEMEALGMYEVAPEDFALTEFVCVSKQPHQQIIRAGLDLMIEEIG, from the coding sequence ATGTCAAAAGACATTCGTATCAAAAAAGGCTTAGATATTAGGCTTGTAGGTGAAGCCGATAAGGTTACAGCCAAACTACCTTCTACTAGTGTTTATGCTTTGAAGCCCGCTGATTTTCATAAAATAAAACCGAAACTTCTTGTTAAAGAAGGGGCAGAGGTTAAAGCAGGTGAAGCCCTTTTCCATTCCAAGCAATTTGAAAGTATTATGTTTCCTTCTCCAGTTAGTGGTGAAGTTATTGAAATTGTTAGAGGAGCTAAAAGGAAAATACTTGAAGTTAAAATATTAGCCGATAAACAACAGCAATATCAAGATTTTGGTAAAAAAAATGCCAATAGCCTAACTGCTGATGAAGTGAAAACACATTTGTTAGCTTCTGGTTGCTGGCCATTTATTAAAAGACGTCCTTATGACGTTATAGCCAATCCTGAAGAAACACCAAAGGCAATTTTTATTTCTGCTTATGCAAGTGCTCCTTTAGCTGCAGATTATGACTATACCTTAAAAGGTAAAGAAGCTGAATTGCAAGCTGCCGTAACTGCATTGACAAAATTAACTGAAGGTAAAGTACATGTTAGTATTGGTAAAAATTCAAATTCTCCATTAGCTAACGTATCTGGTGTAGAAATTCACAAGGTTTCTGGGCCACACCCTAGTGGTAACGTAGGTACGCAAATCGCTAAAATCGATCCTATTAATAAAGGTGAAGTTGTTTGGGTGGTTACACCTCAAGATTTGGTGGTTATAGGTGAGTTATTACTTACAGGTAATTTTAATATTAAAAGAACTGTAGCTTTAACGGGATCGCAATTCATCAAAAACCAATATGTAGAAGTTATAGCAGGAGCTATTATATCTGATATTGTTTCAGAAAATTTAGACAGCCATACAAGAATTATTAGTGGTAATGTATTATCTGGTAAACAAGTTTCTCAAGAAGAATATCTCGGTTATTACGATAATCAGGTAACTGCTATTAAAGAAGGTGATGATTATGAACTTTTTGGTTGGACGGTACCTGTTTTTAATAAAATATCTAATACTAGAGCGTTAACCTTTTCATGGTTAAGTCCTAAAAAGAAGTATGATTTAGATACCAACACTAATGGTGAACACAGAGCTTTCGTGTTAACTGGTAATTATGAAGAAGTATTTCCTTTAGATATTTATCCTATGCAAATCTTAAAAGCGTGTTTATATAAAGATTTAGATGAAATGGAAGCTTTAGGGATGTATGAAGTAGCACCAGAAGATTTTGCATTGACAGAATTTGTTTGTGTGTCTAAACAACCACATCAACAAATTATCAGAGCAGGTTTGGACTTAATGATTGAAGAAATAGGTTAA
- the nqrF gene encoding NADH:ubiquinone reductase (Na(+)-transporting) subunit F has product MLLLVSTSGVIIATVVAFLAITLLLVSLLLFVKQKLAPSGPVKITINGEKVIEVPSGDSLLSTLGSQKIFLPSACGGGGTCIQCECHVLEGGGEALPTETPHFSRKELKEGARLSCQVKVKQDMNITIPEEIFGIKKWEATVVSNYNVATFIKEFVVEIPEDMDYKAGGYIQIEIPEIEVKYSDMDVEAHPQDHPGEPDKFKADWEKFGLWPLVMKNTETVERAYSMASYPAEGRKIMLNVRIATPPFDRAKGGWMDVNPGIASSYIFNQKVGDKVTISGPYGEFFINESEAEMLYVGGGAGMAPMRSHLYQLFRTLKTNRKVTFWYGGRSKAELFYIHYFRALEKDFPNFKFYIALSDPTEADNWKVKKDVNDEGDGFVGFIHQVVIDQYLSKHDSPEDLELYFCGPPLMNNAVQKMGEDFGMDDENIRFDDFGG; this is encoded by the coding sequence ATGTTATTATTAGTAAGTACATCAGGGGTAATCATAGCTACTGTAGTTGCGTTTTTAGCAATTACACTTTTATTGGTATCACTTTTATTATTTGTAAAACAAAAATTAGCTCCTTCTGGTCCTGTAAAAATTACCATAAATGGTGAGAAAGTTATAGAAGTTCCTTCGGGAGATTCATTACTATCTACTTTAGGTAGTCAAAAAATATTTTTACCCTCAGCTTGTGGTGGTGGAGGAACATGTATTCAATGTGAATGTCATGTATTAGAAGGTGGTGGAGAAGCATTGCCGACCGAAACGCCGCATTTTTCACGTAAAGAATTAAAAGAAGGTGCAAGACTTTCTTGTCAGGTTAAGGTAAAACAAGACATGAATATAACAATCCCTGAAGAGATTTTTGGGATTAAAAAATGGGAAGCAACAGTAGTTTCAAATTATAATGTTGCAACATTTATTAAAGAGTTTGTAGTTGAAATCCCAGAAGATATGGATTACAAAGCCGGTGGTTATATTCAAATAGAAATTCCTGAAATAGAAGTTAAATATTCAGATATGGATGTGGAAGCACATCCACAAGATCATCCAGGAGAACCAGATAAATTTAAGGCAGATTGGGAGAAGTTTGGACTTTGGCCTTTAGTGATGAAGAATACTGAAACTGTAGAAAGAGCATACTCAATGGCTTCTTATCCTGCAGAAGGAAGAAAAATAATGCTAAATGTACGTATTGCAACACCTCCTTTTGATCGTGCCAAAGGTGGTTGGATGGATGTTAATCCGGGTATAGCATCTTCGTATATTTTTAATCAGAAAGTTGGAGATAAAGTGACCATCTCTGGACCTTATGGTGAGTTTTTCATAAATGAGTCTGAAGCAGAAATGTTATATGTAGGTGGTGGTGCTGGTATGGCTCCAATGCGTTCGCATTTATATCAATTATTTAGAACTCTAAAAACAAATCGTAAGGTTACGTTTTGGTATGGAGGACGTTCTAAGGCGGAATTATTTTACATACATTACTTTAGAGCATTAGAGAAAGATTTTCCAAATTTCAAATTTTATATTGCATTATCAGATCCAACTGAAGCAGATAATTGGAAAGTTAAAAAAGATGTAAATGATGAAGGTGATGGGTTTGTTGGTTTTATTCATCAAGTTGTAATAGATCAATATTTATCTAAACATGATTCACCAGAAGATTTAGAATTGTATTTCTGTGGACCACCATTAATGAATAATGCGGTTCAGAAAATGGGTGAAGATTTTGGTATGGATGATGAGAACATACGCTTCGATGACTTTGGAGGGTAA
- a CDS encoding zinc ribbon domain-containing protein: MKSTTRFSKNKRGIECLNCKQPLSSQDNFCSNCGQVNDLQPLSVKQFFLNSFLVFSHLTLVFSEPLFL, from the coding sequence ATGAAATCAACTACCCGGTTTTCAAAAAACAAACGTGGAATAGAATGCTTAAATTGTAAGCAACCCTTATCTAGCCAGGATAATTTCTGCTCAAACTGTGGACAAGTAAATGATTTACAACCTTTAAGTGTTAAACAGTTTTTTCTGAATTCTTTTCTGGTTTTTTCTCATTTGACTCTCGTTTTTTCAGAACCTTTATTCCTTTAG
- a CDS encoding Na(+)-translocating NADH-quinone reductase subunit C, whose protein sequence is MAINTDKNSYTIIFAIVMVLVVGSILAGLAQGLKPLVDANKRFEKQQNILYAMGINDNEGAGDVEFISTDKVEDVFNKAITKQYVIEGDKVTEDAKAYMIDIKKEETKAKDPNYTRKLPLFEGEKDGNPIYVIPIRGKGLWDAIWGFVAVDKSMIIQGVYFDHKGETPGLGAEIKQRYFMDDFSGEHVLSDSGSFKGVTVAKGNADPKNEEKKDNEVDAIAGATITGDGVTAMIKKDLAMYVPYFKTLK, encoded by the coding sequence ATGGCAATCAATACAGATAAAAATAGTTATACCATTATTTTTGCCATTGTTATGGTGTTGGTAGTGGGGTCTATACTCGCAGGGCTTGCTCAAGGTTTAAAACCTTTAGTTGATGCCAATAAGCGTTTTGAAAAGCAACAAAATATATTGTATGCCATGGGCATCAACGATAATGAAGGAGCTGGAGATGTTGAGTTTATTTCAACGGATAAAGTTGAAGATGTCTTTAACAAAGCCATTACCAAACAATATGTAATTGAAGGTGATAAGGTTACTGAAGACGCTAAAGCGTACATGATAGATATTAAAAAGGAAGAGACAAAAGCTAAGGATCCTAATTATACACGGAAATTACCTTTGTTTGAAGGTGAAAAGGATGGTAATCCTATTTATGTAATTCCCATTCGCGGTAAAGGATTATGGGATGCTATTTGGGGCTTTGTAGCCGTTGATAAATCAATGATTATTCAAGGTGTATATTTTGACCATAAAGGAGAGACTCCTGGTTTGGGTGCAGAAATTAAACAACGTTACTTTATGGATGATTTTTCAGGAGAACATGTTTTAAGTGATTCAGGTTCCTTTAAAGGAGTTACTGTAGCTAAAGGTAATGCAGACCCGAAGAATGAAGAAAAAAAGGATAATGAAGTTGATGCTATTGCTGGAGCTACCATTACTGGTGATGGCGTTACAGCAATGATTAAAAAAGATTTAGCAATGTATGTACCTTATTTTAAAACTTTAAAATAA
- the nqrE gene encoding NADH:ubiquinone reductase (Na(+)-transporting) subunit E, giving the protein MEYIELFFKSIFVDNMVFAYFLGMCSYLAVSKKVSTAVGLGAAVIFVLAVTVPLNWLLDQYVLREGALAWLGPEYAEYDLSFLSFIMFIATIATMVQLVEIVVEKFSPSLYNSLGIFLPLIAVNCAILGGSLFMQSREIPTLGEALTYGVGSGIGWFLAIIAIAAIREKIRYSSVPPALRGLGITFILTGLMAIGFMSFGGMLTGGDEGAETPAPTEQAIQIDQKDNDADVILNKEEKLVENTTALNQ; this is encoded by the coding sequence ATGGAATATATAGAATTATTTTTTAAATCAATATTTGTAGATAACATGGTATTTGCATATTTCTTAGGAATGTGTTCTTACTTAGCTGTATCTAAAAAGGTATCTACCGCTGTAGGTTTAGGTGCTGCTGTTATTTTTGTATTAGCAGTTACTGTACCTTTAAACTGGTTGTTAGATCAATACGTATTACGAGAAGGAGCTTTAGCTTGGTTAGGTCCTGAATATGCTGAATACGATCTTAGCTTTTTATCATTTATTATGTTTATTGCAACTATTGCAACCATGGTACAATTGGTAGAAATTGTAGTTGAAAAATTTTCTCCTTCGTTATATAATTCATTGGGTATATTTTTACCTTTAATTGCTGTAAACTGTGCCATTTTAGGAGGTTCATTGTTTATGCAATCACGTGAAATACCAACATTGGGTGAAGCCTTAACCTATGGTGTAGGTTCTGGTATTGGATGGTTTTTAGCCATTATTGCCATTGCAGCTATTCGTGAGAAAATTAGATATTCGTCTGTTCCTCCAGCATTACGAGGATTAGGTATAACATTTATCCTAACAGGATTAATGGCTATCGGTTTTATGAGTTTTGGAGGAATGTTAACTGGTGGTGATGAAGGAGCGGAAACTCCTGCACCAACAGAACAAGCTATTCAAATAGATCAGAAAGATAACGATGCCGATGTTATTTTAAATAAAGAAGAAAAATTAGTAGAAAATACAACCGCTTTAAATCAATAA
- a CDS encoding NRDE family protein, which produces MCTVTFLPLHKTDFILTSSRDIPFSREKALPPKNYEEDGVKLSYPKDGKAGGSWIGTSSKNRLICLLNGGFVDHISLTNYKMSRGLIVKELLKVENIHNGLKALDLKGVEQFTLVIVDWNKTLELIEFVWDGENKHIKNMELEPQIWSSSTLYDERVKQLRRNWFEQWQQENKINQENILNFHHNAGIGDPTIDVMMDRKVGGTVSITSIYKEKNSLGMVYEDVKTYKKSKLIIQ; this is translated from the coding sequence ATGTGTACGGTTACCTTTCTTCCTTTACATAAAACGGATTTTATCTTGACCTCGAGTAGGGATATTCCGTTTTCTCGCGAAAAGGCTTTGCCGCCGAAAAATTATGAAGAAGATGGTGTAAAACTTAGCTATCCAAAAGATGGAAAGGCAGGTGGTTCGTGGATAGGTACAAGCTCTAAAAACAGATTAATCTGCTTGTTAAATGGTGGGTTTGTCGATCATATTTCTTTAACAAATTATAAAATGAGTAGGGGGTTAATTGTAAAAGAGCTCCTTAAGGTTGAAAATATCCATAACGGATTAAAAGCATTGGATTTAAAAGGAGTAGAGCAATTCACTTTAGTTATTGTAGATTGGAATAAAACGTTAGAGTTGATTGAGTTTGTTTGGGATGGAGAAAATAAACATATAAAAAACATGGAGTTAGAGCCGCAAATTTGGTCTTCTTCGACATTATATGACGAAAGGGTAAAACAATTACGTCGGAATTGGTTTGAGCAATGGCAACAGGAAAACAAAATAAATCAAGAAAATATATTAAATTTTCATCATAATGCAGGTATTGGAGATCCTACTATTGATGTGATGATGGATAGAAAAGTAGGAGGTACAGTAAGTATTACTTCTATTTATAAAGAAAAGAATAGTTTAGGTATGGTTTATGAAGATGTTAAAACCTATAAAAAATCTAAATTAATAATTCAATAA
- a CDS encoding type IX secretion system plug protein → MLTITIGISNAQSDVIVDPPEYIKTIILRSLQTNNYAPIVKLGDPLLLEFDDLSDSQAEYTYKIEHYDYDWKVSKMIATEYISGYDNDWIREFENSFNTLQPYTYYKLILPNDKTQIKKTGNYLISILDSDKEILFTRPFIVYQTLVDVGVSVHKSRDIATINSKQNVEFSINHPDLLINNPSQEIKVVVYQNNDWNTAIKNIKPQFYRGTQLLYKYSDKVSFWAGNEYLFFDSKEIRNATNNIAKSRLDGLFHTYLYTDEMRKNRPYTFYPDVNGNFVVRTIDSDVSATEADYSYVHFTLQAYTDLGEDDIYVYGDFNDWQLTKENKMSYNERLKLYDCTMLLKQGFYNYTYVTANNKGIISNDAVEGSFYQTENDYSVLVYYKPIGSRYDQVIGYGKANSENLRN, encoded by the coding sequence TTGCTTACAATTACAATTGGCATCAGCAATGCCCAATCTGATGTAATTGTTGACCCTCCAGAATATATAAAAACTATTATATTACGTTCATTGCAAACAAACAATTATGCACCCATTGTTAAATTAGGTGATCCATTGCTTTTAGAGTTTGATGATTTAAGTGATAGCCAAGCGGAATATACATATAAAATAGAGCATTACGATTATGACTGGAAGGTCTCAAAAATGATAGCTACAGAATACATAAGTGGATATGATAATGATTGGATAAGAGAATTTGAAAATTCCTTTAACACCTTACAGCCGTATACCTATTACAAACTAATATTACCCAACGATAAAACGCAAATAAAAAAAACTGGTAATTATTTAATAAGTATTTTAGATTCAGACAAAGAGATATTATTTACAAGACCATTTATTGTTTACCAAACTTTAGTTGATGTAGGCGTTAGTGTTCATAAAAGCAGAGATATTGCTACAATAAATTCAAAACAAAATGTTGAATTTAGTATTAACCATCCTGACTTGCTCATTAATAATCCTAGTCAAGAAATTAAAGTGGTTGTTTATCAAAACAATGATTGGAATACTGCAATTAAAAATATAAAACCACAATTTTATAGAGGTACGCAGTTATTGTATAAATATTCTGACAAAGTATCTTTCTGGGCAGGTAATGAATATTTGTTTTTTGACTCCAAAGAAATTCGAAATGCCACCAATAATATTGCCAAAAGTAGACTTGACGGACTGTTTCACACCTACTTGTACACTGACGAAATGCGAAAAAACAGACCGTACACCTTTTACCCTGATGTTAATGGTAATTTTGTAGTTAGAACGATTGACAGTGATGTAAGTGCTACGGAAGCTGACTATTCTTATGTACACTTTACATTACAAGCTTACACAGACCTTGGCGAAGATGACATTTATGTTTATGGAGATTTTAATGACTGGCAACTTACAAAAGAGAACAAGATGAGCTACAATGAACGTTTAAAACTATACGACTGTACAATGTTATTAAAACAAGGATTCTACAACTATACTTATGTTACCGCCAATAATAAAGGTATAATTAGCAATGACGCTGTAGAAGGTTCATTTTATCAAACAGAAAATGACTATTCAGTACTTGTTTATTACAAGCCAATTGGCAGCAGATATGACCAGGTGATTGGTTATGGAAAGGCAAATTCAGAAAATTTACGCAACTAA